DNA sequence from the Lysinibacillus sp. OF-1 genome:
AGAAGGGTTGGTACTGGGCGTCGGTGGCAATTTATTTAAATTGGCAGGGTCAGTTGTATTATTTGGAGTAGTATCTGCATTTTTCGTTGCTCTCATTAAATATATCCTTGTGACGATAGGAGTGGTTTCATGGTAATCGTTTTTCAATCGAAACCATCTCTTTTAGCTGGTGGAGTAGTAGCTGGCCCATTGGAGAATCGCAGTATTTTTAGTCAGTATTTTGACTCGGTCTATGATGATGAACGATGGCAGATGAAAACAAATGAACAGGGGCATCGCAAAATGATCGAAGAGGCCTGTGAATTTGCTATGAAAAAATTGGGCATACAAAACGGAGATATTGATTATTTAATGGGTGGGGATTTGGTTAATCAAATGACACCGACCAATTTTGCAGCTAGAGATTTAGAAATCCCCTTTATTGGATTATTTTCGGCTTGTGCAACATCTGTATCCTCTGCCATTATTGCATGCCTATTAACAGAGTTAGGTGTGGCTAATTTTTCATTAGCTGGTGCCTCAAGTCAGCATAATTCCATTGAACGTCAATTTCGTTATCCCATCAATTATGGTGCTCAAAAACCTCAAACTGCACAATGGACTGTGACAGCTGCAGGCTATGCCCTTATTGGAAAGCATCGTGAGGAGTATCCTTCTATAGAAGCAGCAACGATAGGCAAGTCAGTTGACTATGGCATGGATGATCCTTTCCATATGGGTGCAGCGATGGCACCAGCCGCCTTTCAAACGATTCAATCTCACCTACAGCAAAGAAACCAAAAAATTTATCATTATGATTTAATTTTAACGGGTGATTTAGGTCAGCTTGGATTAAAGCTGTTGAAAGGAATGCTTGTGGAAAATGGTGTGAAGAATGAAGAGCTAACGTTATTACGTGATGCAGGTGCCGAATTTTATGGACAGGATGAAGCATTCCAATCTGGTGCAAGTGGAGCAGGCTGTTCGGCGGCTGTTTTTTTTAGTTATGTTATTCAACAAATGCGCGCAGGGAGTTATAAACGAGTATTACTTGTGGCAACAGGGGCATTATTATCGCCGCTATCCTATCAACAAGGCGAGACGATTCCATGTACGGCACATGCGATAGAAATTACAATGAAATGAGGCAAAAACCATGGTTATGACATTTGTATTTGCATTTATTATTGGAGGCATTATTTGCGTCATAGGCCAATTATTAATGGATGTTGGCAATTTAACACCGGGACACACACTAAGTACGTTGGTTGTCCTCGGTGCCGTATTGGATGGTATGGGTTTATATGAGCCACTAATCAATTTTGCTGGAGCAGGAGCTACAGTACCCATTACATCCTTCGGGAATTCATTAACTCATGGGGCATTGGCGGAAGCAGAAAAGCATGGACTTGTTGGCGTATTAACAGGCATGTTCGAAGTAACAAGCTCAGGGATCAGTGCTGCTATCGTATTTGGCTTTATCGGTGCATTAATTTTTAAACCAAAAGGAAATATTGACTAGACGAATACCCCTCCCATTTTTACAACCGAAACATATTATAGGTTGTAGAAGGGAGGGGTGCTTTTATGGGATATCAAGGCTGGTCCTCACAACCTTATGGAAATAATGTTGGTGGGTGGAACAATAGCTATTGCGGAGGTTACTCTGGAGGCGGCAACAACTATGGCTATGGTTCTACGTTTGTTCTAATTGTTGTCCTATTCATTCTATTAATTATTGTTGGCGCTACTTACATCTAATTTGATGAACATAAAGGCTTTAGCTTCTATTTAGGACTATCTAAATAAGGTTAAGGCCTCCACCATTTGCGAAATGTTTCGTGCAAGACGCAAGGTCAATTTGAGTTTTAATGATAGGAGGGAAAACATGCATCGCTCGTTTTTTAATTCGATTGAGCAAAAAACAGGTGTATCGATGGATGAAATCTTCGCATTAGCCAATGCCATTCAACATGCGGATTTTACCAGTGAAAAACAAGTAAGAAAAATTGTAAGACGTGTAGCTAAAATTTCTAACAGATCGATTACGCAAGAGTTGGAAGATAAACTTGTACAATCTATTATTCAAGATGGCGCATCACTAGATTTAGATAAAATCACTAGAATGATGAAGTAGCGTATGGCATATCTACTTGGCAATGTAGCTTGTTACGATGGAGTAGATAAATGGTGGCAAGCGAATTCGTGTCTATTTAAAAAG
Encoded proteins:
- a CDS encoding stage V sporulation protein AD produces the protein MVIVFQSKPSLLAGGVVAGPLENRSIFSQYFDSVYDDERWQMKTNEQGHRKMIEEACEFAMKKLGIQNGDIDYLMGGDLVNQMTPTNFAARDLEIPFIGLFSACATSVSSAIIACLLTELGVANFSLAGASSQHNSIERQFRYPINYGAQKPQTAQWTVTAAGYALIGKHREEYPSIEAATIGKSVDYGMDDPFHMGAAMAPAAFQTIQSHLQQRNQKIYHYDLILTGDLGQLGLKLLKGMLVENGVKNEELTLLRDAGAEFYGQDEAFQSGASGAGCSAAVFFSYVIQQMRAGSYKRVLLVATGALLSPLSYQQGETIPCTAHAIEITMK
- the spoVAE gene encoding stage V sporulation protein AE, yielding MTFVFAFIIGGIICVIGQLLMDVGNLTPGHTLSTLVVLGAVLDGMGLYEPLINFAGAGATVPITSFGNSLTHGALAEAEKHGLVGVLTGMFEVTSSGISAAIVFGFIGALIFKPKGNID
- a CDS encoding YjcZ family sporulation protein translates to MGYQGWSSQPYGNNVGGWNNSYCGGYSGGGNNYGYGSTFVLIVVLFILLIIVGATYI
- a CDS encoding stage VI sporulation protein F translates to MHRSFFNSIEQKTGVSMDEIFALANAIQHADFTSEKQVRKIVRRVAKISNRSITQELEDKLVQSIIQDGASLDLDKITRMMK